TGCGCAGAGTACGGAACTGCGCCTCGGGGGGACACTCAAGCGCGCATTGTTTGATCAGCCGCAGGAGGTGTTTGATGGTGTGGCTTCCGACCGCTTTCTGTATACGCCTGATTTCCAGGGTCATCTGCGCATGACACAGCAGGTGGCAGAGGGACTTAGCATGTACGCGTCGCTTCGCTACACCGGCACCATGACATTGCCTGATGCCACCCGAGAACGTCTCGTGGAAACGACCGATACCTTCATCGATATCGATGTTGGGGGCAGTCTTCGATTCCCACTAAGCGAGAACACGAACCTGGAGCTCAACGCCGGTGTCAAGAATCTTCTCGATGCATACCAGGAGGATCTGCAGCGTGGTGTTGATCGCGATCCAGGCTATCTCTACGGTCCCACCCAGCCGCGCCGTCTCTATCTCGGTGTGGACGTGATCTGGTGATCCGATATGGGTACGGTATTGACGGACAGGATATTCCCGGCCTGTCCGTCTTGTATTTGCATTGATGATTCCCGAAGTTGCGTTTGCGTGCATGAATCACGGCAGTTCCCGTAGATATCGTGCGCAATTGCTGTACGTCTCATCCAGGAAACCCCGTGCGTACATTCATTCTGCTTTTGCTCATTTCATTGTGTGTGACACCACTCATCGCGCAGCCGAGTGCACGTCTCGGAGCGTATGATGGAATGGGCTTCACGAAGATCACCTATGATTTCTTCGGGAAAGAGCATGACCGTGGATACGAATCCTACGCCGTCATCGGTCTCGCGACCGAGATTCCAGTCGCTGAGTATACACTTCTCTCCATCCGTGCTGCATTGACGAAGATGAATGCCGCAGCCGGCTTTTCCGCGCGTGTTACGGAGGTGGACGGTTCGCGTCGATACACGGGCATGCTCGATGAACAGTGGATTGTGGAGGTGCCGGTGCTGGTCAAATTCGTCCAGGATGCCGGGAGGGATATGCGCACGTACTGGGGCATCGGAGGCTTCCTTGATATCAACAGTAAACCCGCTGACGTGATTGTCGAAGGGGTTGGTGATCCTCCTGCACCACGCGCCGCGTCGTTTTCCAGTTTCAGCGGCGGACTGATGGTCGCGGCAGGACTCGAGCTGAACGTCGAAGGCGTCCTGATATTCACCCCGGAGCTCGCCATTCGTCAGCCTTTTACCCGCCAGCTCGACGCAGGCTTTGTGACGTTCTACAACAACCCACGTTTCCTGTTCAGTGTCGGCATCCTCTTTTCCCTCTCTCCGGAGAGATGGCGCGACCGATAAGCCTCCCTGATTCTCATCCTCCGCCATTGACATCATAGCCTGAATCACGTACTATTCGGAAAATTCCTTTCCCGGTGCATGGAGCTTGTTGTTTGTTTCTGCCGTTGCCCCTGCAATGCGGCAGACTGTGCTGTATACCATGCCAGCAACATCCTGCTTCAACATGAAGGAGACCTGTGTCATGATCGTGCATCCGTCAGATCTTCGCTGGGGACATTGGAGAAAAATTTTTTTCATGACTGCATTCTGGTCGGCAGCCATCGTGTTCATCATCACCTATGAAGCCGTCCTTACCGACTTCGAGGCCACAACAGGGGGGGATTCATACAGCTTTACCACGATTATGCTGATATCGCTGTCCGTTGGGATCCCGGCCTCATTCATCCTTGCCCTCTTCGAAATTGCATTTTTCAGTCGGGTCTTTCGCAAGAAGCCATTTGGAACGGTGCTTGCGGTGAAAACAGCCATCTATATTGGCTGTATCTTCGTGGCCAATTCGCTGGCCTTATTGTTGGTGTACAGTTCAGAGCTCGGGGCGGGAATGCTTGAGCCGATCGTTTGGAAACAGTATCTCAAAGATTCGATACTCAGCGGGATGATGCTGCTGCGGATGATTTACTGGGGCGTTTGCGTTTTTCTCGCGCTCTTTTTTGTTCAGGTCAGCCAGAAATTCGGCGATGGCGTACTGTTGAGCTTTATCCTGGGCAAGTACCATCATCCCAGGGAGGAGCATCGCATTTTCATGTTTCTCGATTTAAAATCATCAACCACCTACGCCGAGAAACTTGGCCATATCCGCTACAGTCAGCTCATACAGGATTGTTTTTTCGATCTTACTGACGTGGCGATGAAATATCACGCCATGATATATCAGTACGTCGGCGATGAGGTCGTACTCACATGGGAGACGGACCTTGGCGTACGCGACGGAAATTGTGTGGAGGCATTTTATGCATACGACGCCGCCCTACGCTCACGCAGCGACTATTACATGAAGCGGTACGGGATGCTGCCTGAATTCAAGGCGGCACTCAATGTCGGCTCGGTGACGGCTGCTGAAGTCGGAGAGGTGAAGAAAGAGCTTGCATATCACGGAGACGTCCTCAACACCGCAGCCCGCATACAGGAAAAGTGCAATGAATTCGGGTGCCGACTGCTCGTCTCAGAAGCGATCTGCGGTTGTGTCGATGCATTGAAGAGTTATACCACGAACCTGGTTGGGGATGTTACGCTGAAAGGGAAGTTGAAGTCCGTAAGAATCTATACCGTGCAGGAAGGCGCAGCCATGCAGTAGCACCTCCTGCCATGCCATCGATTCTTTATCACGATGTTGAAACCATGATACCGAACGAATACATGAGTATTCGGCATCCCGGCATGATCGACGCTGACGAAAAAGAACTCCCTTCTTCACCGGAAAATGATGAATGGGCGGGGGGGGGGGGGGGGAACTGAGAGCTACCGGCTCGTACCCATTGAGAACGGGATTCGCCTCGTTGCTGAAGTTGACGCGGTGGAAACATTCGAGGACTTCATGAACGAGCACTTCCCGAAGGCCCTTCAGGTTGTGAAAACACTGGCGGAGCAGCAGAAGCACGAGTAAAAACCGCGTCAGCCGTTGTTCCTGCTCTGGGCGATCCTGGAGAGTACCTGCTTCGTCCACTGCAAAAGTGTTTCACGTCCCTCCGGATTTCCCGGCAGAATGCTCTCGGAATTTTCCAACGCATAGCGGAGGTGGCGCTCGGCGGAATCGACATGCTGCGGCTGCGTCATCAGTTCTGCTTTCCCCAGGTACAACGAGAGCAGGGGAAAGTCAGGATGACGGGTCAGGACGCGTTGCATGACGTCAATCGCTTCATTGATGTAACTGTTGCCCACAAGTATTTCTGCTACACCCAGGGCGAGAGTTGGACTGCCGTAGATGCGGTGTGCCGCGCTGCGAACAAGTTCGATCGGCAGGCTGTCATTACTGCCGGTCGATACCCGCAGCGACAGCAATTGGAACAGCGGATCATCCTCGACGAAAGGCTGCAGCCATTTCAACTGATCATTGACGAGGGAGGCCGGAAATCCTGGTTGTCCGACACGAGAGCCGCTTTCAAGAATCAGGTCGTAGTAAATTTCGAGAAATTCATCCCGGTGCCCGGCGTACACCGTGTCACGTCCCTGCGCTGTCATGTCTTCAATTCTCGGACGCAACGAACTGATCAGTTCATCCATTCCCTTGCGAATACGATGTGAATCCTGCTGCTTGACAAGGATGTCACTGAAGTCGAGATAATCTCCGGGATATCCGACCATATCGATTTTTCTGCTGATCGCCCAGAGCATCCCTTCTCCATCATCAATGGAGCGGATGTTTACTTTCCTGTCGACACGCCGTTGCCGCGCCAGAGTTGCAGCATGACCTGTCCCACTTCCGCATTATGCAGGTAGCGTCCCCGCACTAAGTCACGCTCATCGGCGAAACGGGAAAACAGCTCACTCCCGGTGCCGCGCGCATAGAAGGGGATGAGCTGATTCGTGTGTCCATCGCTGTTGAAGCGCATGCCGGGCATCCGGTGCTTGCCGTTATTGATGATCGGATTGGTAACCGGAGAGTTATCGGCTTCCTTCGGACCGGTGAGGTAGCCTGTCTCGTGGTCCGCAGTGACAATGAGAAGGTTCTCCTCCCAACCGCCGTTAGCCTCAATCCATGTGATCACAGCTTTGACAGCGTTGTTGAAATCGTGTTCCTCCTCGATCAGGCGGCCGGGTTGATTGTCGTGTGCTGCCCAATCGACTGCACCACCTTCCACCATGAGGAAAAATCCATTCGTGTTGTTGTCGAGCACATTCAACGCGCCGCGTGTCATTACCTCGAGAGTGGGAATCCCCTCATTGAACGGGACGACATACGCATCTTCTTTCCCATCACTCGTGCCACGTTTTTGCTGCAGGGTTTCGTGAACACGCGGGAGGCCGAGCACGCGCAAAGGGGTGTCGCCATGAGTCAGTTTGTGGAAATCCTCTTCCGACTCAATCAGCGTCCAGGCATCAGCCATCCCATCGCCGTCGATATCCTGCACACTGCTGTTTCCGGAATTGGCAGCAACGCCGAATGTCGTACTGCCATCCATAAGATGTTTCCATGCATCCTCACCCCCAACGTAGCGGTAATACGCATCAGTTCTTGCTCTGGCATTGTCGTCGAACAGCGGGTGGCCGGCGCCCATGATGACCGAAAGCCGGCTGTCGAGCAGCATCTCGCGAGCCAGTTCTTCGTAATTCTCACGGTGCCGATTGTGTGCGACGAAGGAAGCCGGTGTAGCATGCGTCCATGGCACGGAAGTAACCACTCCAGCGGACTTACCGAGCAGAATCGCACACTCCGTTATATTCTGCAGGGGCTTGAGATTGACATCGACACCGACACGCTTCTTGGCGGTTTCCTGTCCGGTCGCGAGTGCAGTTGCCGCCGCTGCAGATCCCGTCGCTCCATGCTTGACCCAGGTGAACGTCGCCCACGCGCTGTGTGAATTGTAGCCAGGCTGCCCGCTCCCCTTGTCAGATGCCTCCTCCGCCTTTGCGGGATATGTGCTCAGGAAGAATTTCTGTGGAAACTGTTCGTAAGGCTGTGATTCGAATGCACCGTCATGCCAGGCGTTCGCTGCCTGGATGTGGTTGTAGCCGCAGCCATCGCTGATCATGACAATGATGTTCTTCGGCACCGTCCGTCCCTGCGATACCTGCCCCACGCTCGTCGCAGGCAGGACAGTGCAGAGCATTGCAATCGCGAGTGCTGCCGGGAGGAGACTGCGTAGATTCATCTGATGGCTCGTGCTTCGATACGGGATGTACTGAAAATCATGTGCGTTGTGGAAATTGGCTGATGACTCCTGCAATGAAAAATCCCGCTTTCGGGAGAATGATGATGCCTGCAGTTCCGAAAGCCGGATGGCTTTATCCAGTAAACAAATATAACCATCGTATGTCAGGCAATCATCGCATATGTGTGAGAAAGACGTGAGGTGAGCGGTTGGCTCCGCAGGTGACGACGGACACGGGCTAAGCGATGTCGAATGCACGGTGCGCTCGTGTGCGAGGCATGCTCGTGTGCGAGGCATGCAAGCGCTGCCGGGGCGACTGACGCTTGACTCTGGTCTGACTGATCCGTAGGTTCAGGAGCGAACTCAGCAATTCTTATCGCACTCCGAAACACGCCCTTTTCGCGTGCGGGTCGGCGACTCCGGTCAAGTCCTGTACTTGAACCCGGGAGTATGCATCCCATGTCCAATCCTTTCCGCTTTGTTCACTGGTACAATAGCACAGGAGCAGTTATGACCTCACCGCAACTGCGTATCATCGCACTGATCCTCCTCTTCGCTCCCCATGCAATCGTGCAGGCGCAATGGAGTTCTGATCCATCCACGAACAACCCGATTTGCCGTGCAGGGAACAATCAGCTTGCCCCGCAGCTTATCAGCGATGGCAAGGGAGGGACTATTCTTTGCTGGTCCGATGAACGGGCCGGACAGAACCTCTTCAATGTCACGGTCCAGCGTATCGACAGGGATGGAGTCTCGCGGTGGACGGAAAACGGCGTGGTCATCAGCTCGGTGAGCGTCTCACAGGCGAAACCGGAGATCATCTCCGACGATGCGGGAGGCGCGATCGTTGTATGGGGCGCTACGAGGAGTGAGGGGATGGGGATATTCGCCCAGCGGATCGATTCACTGGGAAATGTGCTCTGGACAGAGGATGGCGTACCCGTATCCTCCATCAGCAAAGAGCATCTCAACCCGAAGCTTGCCAGTGACGGCCAGCATGGCGCCATCATTACGTGGAGTGCCCGTACCGAAGGAAATCAGGACGACCATATATACGCGCAGAGAATCACTGCAACCGGGAGCCTGGCATGGAACCAGGAGATTGTCCTGAGCAACTCCGACCAGTTTGAAAGCACACCGTGCATTGCACGTGACGGGAGTGGAGGTGCGTATGTCTCATGGGTGTTCTACAACAATGCGGAATACGATGTGATCGCACAGCGGATTAGCTCCAGCGGTGCGCAGCTCTGGCAGGCCAATGGCATAGGGATTGCGACGGGTGGCGGAGCACAGGATACGCCCGCGCTCATCGCGGATAGTACCGGCAAGGCGTTTCTCACGTACTACGACTGGAGCTCCGGCTCCGTACCCACGCTGCATATTGTCATCCTGAATCCCGATGGATCTATCGAAGCCTCGCTCCCTGCAGCGTCGACTTCCGGGGGACAGATGAATCCACAGATGGCGCTCATCAGCGCAGGATCGCTCGGGCTTGTGTGGGAGGATGGCCGGGCTGGATCGAAGTTTCGATCCTACGCACAGATCATCGACAATAGCGGACAGAAATCATGGGCTGCTGACGGTGTAGAGGTCTCCGGCCTTGCCGGCGCAGAAGCCACACCGTCTCTCGCTTCTGACGGGAGTGGTGGAATGATCGTCGCCTGGGAGGACAAGACCAATGGTGTTCTTGAGAGCGACATTCTTGTTCAAAGGCTATCGGCTGCCGGTGCACTGCTCTGGTCGAGCAGTGGGGTCACGTTGTGCAATGCGGGACGCATGCAGCAGAATCCACAACTAATCGGTGATGGCGAAAACGGCGCCATCGTGGCGTGGGAGGACTACCGGTCGTCATTCTCCAATCCGGATATCTATGCTTCCAGGATTCTTGCCGACGGCACGATGCCATTGGAACCTCCTGTTCTGACATTTTCGACCAACACAGTCGATTTCGGGGTTGTGGATGTTGGTACACCCTCGACGAAAACCATCACCCTGAGTAACACGGGCGGAACGCCAGTGACGATCACTTCCGTTACCTCTGGTGATCCGCATTTCAGTCTGACATCTGACAGCAGTACGATTTCTCCAAAGAGCAGCGCCGCAGCCCAGGTGCGTTTTCAACCAACGTCCCTCGACTCACTCACCGCGTTTATCGTTCTCGAGAGCAATTCCATCATGGGACCCGACACGGTCTTTGTGACCGGTTCCGGAAAGGCGTCCCCCGCCATTGAACTCGACAGAACCTCGCTGGCTTTCGGGAGTGTGCAGACCGGATCGAGCAAATCCCTTGTACTCAACATCTCGAATCCCGGAAATGATACACTCAGAATCTCGAGCATCACCAGCGACAACTCCGACTTCACGGTTGCGATCTCTGACAGAACCCTGCCGCCCGGTGAGGCTTTCGACGACACGGTGCGTTTTACACCGTCCGGTACAGGTTCCGTGACGGGTGAACTCACGCTGCTGAGTAACGCCCCGACTTCGCCCACCATTGTGCCGTTATCGGGAGAGGGAACCGAGACTGTGGTCGTGACCCTGACTCTGGATCCTGCGGAGATTTCCTTCGGAGAAGTCGAAGTCGGTGCGCACAGGGATACCACGGTCACCATCACGAACACCGGGAACGATACACTGCGCATCTCCTCGTTCACATCGGATGATTCCCATTTCACACTGGAGACGCCCCTCGAATCCATCGCACCGGCCGCGTCAGGAACCTTCACCCTTCGATTCACACCAGAATCCACTGGTCCATTGGGAGCGATGTTCACGGTAACGAGTAATGCTGCGTCTTCACCGGATACCATCCTTGTCGATGGAACGGGAATGGACGTCTCCGCAGTACACGGCACGCAACGTCTTCCGCAGGCGTTCACGCTTTACCAGAATTATCCAAATCCTTTCCACCCTTCCACCACCATACGCTTCGAAATGCGGACCTCAGCTTCAGTGCGTCTGACCGTCTACAACGGGCTTGGACAACAGGTGGCAACCATCATAGATGGGATGCGATCCCCGGGCATTCATACCGTGCAGTGGCGGCCGGCTCATCAACCGCCGGGTGTGTATATACTGATGATGCGCGCCGGGACTCAGCAGAGTTGTGTGAGGATGGTGCTGGCGGAGTAGATCAACTGGCAATTCCTGCGGGTGCATCCAGATCGAATGCGCAATCGTCGTGGGGAGGGAGGGAAGTTACGCTACTTGAGGTACTTCATGAATGGGAGTCGCTTGCGGATTACCGGGGCGTAAACCGCATAGGCGATGAAAACCGCAATCAGCAGAACGGCAAGTAGAATAGATTGATAAAATTCCAGGCTGTGCCCCCACCCGGTCTCCATAACGGGATTATACACAATGAGTGAGTGGAGGAAGTAGATTCCCAACGTCTCTTTTGCCGTTGCACGGATCGCATGTGGCAGGCGGATCATTTTCGTGAGCAGTCCGATAATGCCGGCGATGATAAGCACTTCCCCGAGTCGATAGTATGTAAAGACGCCATAGCTCAGCCAGTCAGAATACTCGGTCCACCAATTACTGTAGATGCTGTGCAGAATGCGCCAGGAGTTGGATTTCAGCAGATATCCGGCAACTGGCAGGAGGAGGAACATCCAGCTGCGTTCATGGAGTCGAAGCTCGAGAACGAGAAATCCCAGTATGGCGCCAGCGAGTGGGAAGCCAAGCCATGTGAGTACAGGGAATGAGGCATGGGCTTTCAGGACAAAGGGGGAAAACAGCTGCAGCGCACCCGGGAGGCTCTCCTCGAGTGTGATGATGGGACCAAGCACAAAGGCTGCCTGCATCAGTATGAACGCGGCGACAGGAAATAGCCAGCGAAAATGACGGGTAATGTAGGCAAGTGCAGTGATAACGAATATCCCGACGCCGATGGTTTGCAGGACGTGTGTCCTGGCTGCCCAGCCCCACAGCCAGTCACTCCCTGTGTATAGATAATCAAACGTTTCAAGGATGAACTGCAGCAGGTAGCCGAGAATAATCAAGCGTCCCCCACGCCAGAGATTTTTCTTGAGACGTACAGTGTCGATCAAAGCCGGCGTGCGATACAGCAGGTATGCGACGATCAGTCCCGACGCGAAAAAAAATGCCGGAGCCGTTGCACCACGCATGTGACGCCACATGAAATAAACAGCGTTGCCCGAATCCCGCCAGCTATCCGCCAGTGTCAGTACGATGACATGTCCCTGTAGCATCATCAGGATCGCGTACGCGCGAATAGCGTCCACGAACTCCAGACGTTCACCCCCGGCGTCGAACTGCCTGTTCCGCCTCCCGTCACGGAGCGTTTTCCAGACAGCAGCGAGACTCAATCCCTGCAGGCGTACCGTGGTTCTGAGATTCAGCATTGATGCGGCGATCTCTCACTCAGTTGTCACACAGCGGCAGATACCGCTTACCAGATACTACCACATCGGACAGGTGAATCCAAGACATTCAATGAATCTGTTGGCGACCGTATGGGATTCCCAGTTTCTTCATGCGGTTGCGCAGTGTGCTTGGATTGATGCCGAGCAATTCCGCCGCGCCGCCTGGACCATGAATCTTGCCTTTCGTCCGCTGCAGGATGTGCTGGATATGGCCTGATACTACAGTGTCGAGATCTGTGACCGTTCCGGGTTGTGCAATGGGGGCAGGTATTGTCTGCGTCAGCGCTTCAGCGGGAAGCTGGTCAAACGTGATGGGACCCGCGGGATAAAGGATTAGAGCGCGCTCGACCAGGTTCTGCAGCTCCCGGATATTGCCCGGCCAGTGATACGCGTTAAGCTTTTCCATGGCACCGGGTGCGAGTGGTGGTACTGCCGATAGCTTCAGCTCACGTGATTTCTGCTTCAGGAAATGATGGACGAGTTCGGGAATGTCGCTGCGCCTGTCCCGCAGCGGGGGGATCTCGATGGGGAAAACATTCAGACGGTACCACAGGTCTTCTCGAAATTCCCTGGCGCGGACCATCTCCTGCAGATCCCTGTTCGTTGCTGCAATGATACGGATATCCAGTTTGATTGTACTGCTTCCTCCGACACGTTCGATTTCCCGGTGCTGCAGTACCCGCAGCAGCCTTGATTGCGCCGCCAGCGGCAGTTCGCCGATCTCGTCAAGGAATATCGTCCCGTGGTTGGCTCGCTCAAACCGACCGCGTTTCTGCGAAAGTGCCCCCGTAAACGCACCCTTTTCATGACCGAAAAGCTCACTGTCAATCAGCGTATCGGGGATGGCGCCGCAGTTGACGCCAATGAACGGACCTTCGTTGCGGGAAGAGGAATAGTGGATGGCATTCGCGATCACATCCTTCCCGACACCAGTCTCTCCGCTGAGTAGAACCGGGCTGTTGAGTGTGGAAACCTGCCGGACCTTCATCATCACATCGCGCAGACCGAAATTTGCACCGATTATCTCTTCACCGGAAATGCGTCGCAGCTCGCCATGCAGATAGCGGTTGTCGTCTGCGAGCAATTCCTTGAGTTTCAGAATCTCCCGATGTTTTAGCGTGTTCGACATCGCAATGAAAAACGGATCCTTCAGAAGCGCGTAAAGCCGGGCGTGCTCATCCGTATATCTGTCATCTCCTTCGGCGAGAAGAGCGAGTGCACCGAGGACCTTGCCCTGTGAAATGAGTGGAAGACTCATCGCCGAGCTTATCGGCAGGTCCAGCGCCGAGAGCATGCTGCGAGTAACTGGTTCATCGGCAGGCCTATTCACCACGAACACGGAAGGGAGTTCTCCGGCTCGCCAGGCCTCGGCCAGCGTACCAAGCGCCGCATTCGCCGCCTGCGTCACAGGTACAAGCACATCCATCAGCTCTCCACCTTCTTCAGTTGCACAGGCCACAACCCGCATGCTGCTCAATTCCGGTTCATATCTCTCGAGATAAATCCTCTCCGCTGGCATATGCTGTGCGAGATAGTGCATACATGAATGCAATCCTTCCTCAATCTCCAGGTGACTGCATATCCGCATCGTGATCTCTCGGAAAAAAACGTTCTCATCCATGGTACATGTCCATGTTGCAATTATTGATTTGTCGCATAAGGCAACAATAGCAATAAATACCATATATGGCAATCCTTTCGTCAAATATGGCAGTTTGCTGATCCATGTCCAGCCTAAGTTGTTTGTTCGCAAGGCTGAACCTTTCTGGCACGGGATTGGAAGCTATCTCTATCAGAGAGACAATTTGAAAGGATCGGTTATGAGTTTCCTCGAAATCATTGAAATCAGGTCACACAATGCTGGACACGAGCGGCTGCGACAGACCTTGATCCAGTTTGCACAGGAGATCAATGCGATGATGGGGGATGTCTCCGTGCGCGTGTTTGCACGGAAGCAGGTGCCATCTGATTTCTCGGTGCATATCGAACATCCGCATGGAAGCAATGTGAATGGGAGTTCACATGTAGGATCGCAGCTGCTGTCTGAACTCCGCGGCAAAGGTCTGATCAACCGGACGTTATGGATACAGGAAATCTGAACGAAGCGAAGCTGCATTCGTGGAGCGTCCCCTTATGTGCGCGACGTCCCTGCATCGTGCAGGGTATCAAACTGAAATCAACGAACAAGGAAGGAATACAGTCATGAAACAGGTTTTGGTTGCCGGAGCGACAGGCTACCTTGGCCGCCACCTCGTCAGGGAACTGCATGCCCGGGGGTACAGGGTACGAGCCCTGGCGAGAAATGCGGACAGGCTGCGCAATCTTGAGACTTCCATCGATGAAGTTTTTGTTGGTGAAGTCACCGATCCCGGGACGTTACGCGGTGTCTGCAATAATGCCGATGCCGTCATTTCTGCCGTTGGTATCACGAAGCAGAAGGATGGCCTCAGCTACATGGATGTCGATTACCAGGGGAACAGGAATCTCCTTTCCGAGGCGGAGGATGCAGGAGTAGGGCGGTTCGTCTACGTATCGGTGTTCACGGCCGGTGAGGCTATGCAGGATCTGGCGATCGTGAAAGCGAAGACGCGCTTTACGAGCTGTCTGAAGAAATCCCGACTCGCACATACAATCATATATCCGAATGGATTCTTTTCCGACATGATGGAGTACCTGCACATGGCGGAGAAAGGGAGGGCGTATGTGCTCGGGGATGGAAATGCGAGGGCGAATCCCATCCATGGAGCGGACCTTGCCGCTGTGACCGTGGATGCGATGGAAAACGAAACGGAAGAAATATCGGTCGGTGGACCGGAGGTTTTCACGCATCGTGAAATTGCTGCATTGGCGTTCGAGGCGGTTGAGAAACCACCAAAGATCGTGAGGGTACCGACGTGGATTGCAGCGGCGTTGTTGTGGCTGCTGCGGTTGTGCACCCCCGCACGGATTTATGGACCGCTGGAATTCTTTGTGACGGTCTTATCCCAGGATATGATCGCTCCTGTAAAGGGTATCCGAAAACTATCCGCATTCTTTCTGGAAAGTGCATTACTGCAGAGGAGGTCGTGATGGCGAACCGCATAGATATACACCACCATCTCATACCCGAGGAATATGTCTCACTGCTGGCAACTCTTGGAATCAAAGGGACGCCGGCAGTGGACTTTCCCGCCTGGTCACCGGAGAAAGCGCTCAGGGTGATGAAGCAAAACAAGATCGACATAGCCTTACTTTCGCTATCCACCCCGGGAAGCTATTTCAAGGATGATGCTTTCTCCTGCAAGCTCACCAGGATGACCAACGAGTACAGTGCCGAGCTCATTGAACGGCATCCCGAACGCTTCGGTGCTTTCGCGGCATTGCCCCTGCCGGATGTTGAGGGTGCGCTAGCAGAAATAAATTACGCCTTTGACACTCTCGGACTCGATGGTGTCGGACTCCTTACAAACTACGAAGGTCGCTATCTGGGGGACCCTCTTTTCGAGAAGGTCTTCGACGAGTTGAATCGCCGGAAGGCCGTGGTCTTTGTGCATCCCACCGATTACCTGGTCATGGAGGAGCGCTACGCCATGCTGACCCCGATTCTCGAACGGTTGCTGGAGACCACACGGGCGGTCACCAATCTGCTGATGTCGGGTACACTGTCGCGGTATCCGGACATCCGCTTCATCCTTGCCCACGGTGGCGGATCGGTGCCTTACCTGGCCGAGCGTATCGCCGTTGGAATGGACGATGCCGCGCACGCAGCACTCGACCGTGGAATGCGTGCACCTGTTGATATCGATGAAGGTCTCGAACTACTGAGACGTCTGTATTTCGACACGGCACAGCCCGGGGACGCACATCTCTGGACGGTGAAGGAGTTCGCAGGTGTTGAGCATATCCTCTTCGGTACCGACTCCGGCTGGGTGACTCCGATTGACTCGCGCCTCACAACCAAAGCAATTGCAACGTTCAGCGGATTCAGCAAATCCCAGCAGAAACTTGTCGACCGCGAAAACGCTCTCACTTTGTTTCCCCGCTTTGCGTAATTGGAGATTTATCATGTCAGGAACTATCTCAAATATTGATATCCATCATCACATGCTGCCCCCGTTCTATATCGAAGCCTTGAAGCGAAATGGCATTGATGTACGCACGCTGCCTGATTGGTCCCCCGAAGCCTCC
The genomic region above belongs to bacterium and contains:
- a CDS encoding SDR family oxidoreductase — encoded protein: MKQVLVAGATGYLGRHLVRELHARGYRVRALARNADRLRNLETSIDEVFVGEVTDPGTLRGVCNNADAVISAVGITKQKDGLSYMDVDYQGNRNLLSEAEDAGVGRFVYVSVFTAGEAMQDLAIVKAKTRFTSCLKKSRLAHTIIYPNGFFSDMMEYLHMAEKGRAYVLGDGNARANPIHGADLAAVTVDAMENETEEISVGGPEVFTHREIAALAFEAVEKPPKIVRVPTWIAAALLWLLRLCTPARIYGPLEFFVTVLSQDMIAPVKGIRKLSAFFLESALLQRRS
- a CDS encoding amidohydrolase; this translates as MANRIDIHHHLIPEEYVSLLATLGIKGTPAVDFPAWSPEKALRVMKQNKIDIALLSLSTPGSYFKDDAFSCKLTRMTNEYSAELIERHPERFGAFAALPLPDVEGALAEINYAFDTLGLDGVGLLTNYEGRYLGDPLFEKVFDELNRRKAVVFVHPTDYLVMEERYAMLTPILERLLETTRAVTNLLMSGTLSRYPDIRFILAHGGGSVPYLAERIAVGMDDAAHAALDRGMRAPVDIDEGLELLRRLYFDTAQPGDAHLWTVKEFAGVEHILFGTDSGWVTPIDSRLTTKAIATFSGFSKSQQKLVDRENALTLFPRFA
- a CDS encoding sigma 54-interacting transcriptional regulator, with protein sequence MDENVFFREITMRICSHLEIEEGLHSCMHYLAQHMPAERIYLERYEPELSSMRVVACATEEGGELMDVLVPVTQAANAALGTLAEAWRAGELPSVFVVNRPADEPVTRSMLSALDLPISSAMSLPLISQGKVLGALALLAEGDDRYTDEHARLYALLKDPFFIAMSNTLKHREILKLKELLADDNRYLHGELRRISGEEIIGANFGLRDVMMKVRQVSTLNSPVLLSGETGVGKDVIANAIHYSSSRNEGPFIGVNCGAIPDTLIDSELFGHEKGAFTGALSQKRGRFERANHGTIFLDEIGELPLAAQSRLLRVLQHREIERVGGSSTIKLDIRIIAATNRDLQEMVRAREFREDLWYRLNVFPIEIPPLRDRRSDIPELVHHFLKQKSRELKLSAVPPLAPGAMEKLNAYHWPGNIRELQNLVERALILYPAGPITFDQLPAEALTQTIPAPIAQPGTVTDLDTVVSGHIQHILQRTKGKIHGPGGAAELLGINPSTLRNRMKKLGIPYGRQQIH